In Triplophysa rosa linkage group LG7, Trosa_1v2, whole genome shotgun sequence, the following proteins share a genomic window:
- the sumo3a gene encoding small ubiquitin-related modifier 3-like, protein MSEDKPKEGVKTENDHINLKVAGQDGSVVQFKIKRHTPLSKLMKAYCERQGLSIRQIRFRFDGQPINETDTPAQLEMEDEDTIDVFQQQTGGVC, encoded by the exons ATGTCCGAAGACAAGCCCAAG GAAGGAGTGAAGACCGAGAACGACCACATCAATCTGAAGGTGGCGGGACAGGATGGCTCAGTGGTCCAGTTTAAAATTAAAAGGCACACGCCCCTCAGCAAATTAATGAAAGCTTATTGTGAGAGACAG GGATTGTCAATAAGACAGATTAGATTCAGGTTTGATGGACAGCCCATAAACGAAACAGACACACCGGCGCAg TTGGAGATGGAGGACGAGGACACAATTGATGTATTTCAGCAACAAACTGGGGGCGTCTGCTAA
- the pttg1ipa gene encoding PTTG1 interacting protein a produces the protein MGFIPVVLLLFALSATLAQSTTTQRTNVTTQTTTQTTTQTTTPPPSCESKNGTSCEECLSNVNCLWCIPTKRCLTYPAKTILPPHSLCPLNDARWGLCTINFQILIITVSVAGALLIVGFFICIFCCCKCENIGSARFENNMNRKADKRKTKQGERTAELKTRHDEIRQKYGLSRASPYARFENPT, from the exons ATGGGTTTTATTCCTGTGGTTCTGCTTCTCTTTGCTTTGAGCGCAACTCTGGCACAGAGTACGACAACACAACGGACTAACGTCACAACACAAACTACAACCCAGACAACGACACAGACTACGACACCACCTCCAA GTTGTGAGAGCAAAAACGGCACTAGCTGTGAAGAATGCTTGTCAAATGTCAAT TGTTTATGGTGCATCCCAACCAAGAGGTGTCTGACATACCCAGCCAAAACCATCCTGCCCCCCCATTCCCTCTGCCCGCTGAATGATGCTCGCTGGGGTCTGTGCACAA TAAACTTCCAGATCTTGATCATCACGGTGTCGGTGGCTGGAGCGCTCCTCATCGTTGGTTTTTTTATCTGCATCTTCTGTTGCTGCAAGTGTGAGAACATCGG aTCCGCTCGATTTGAAAACAATATGAACCGGAAGGCAGACaagagaaagacaaaacaaGGGGAGAG AACCGCCGAGCTGAAGACAAGACATGATGAGATCCGGCAAAAATATG gtctCAGCCGAGCGAGCCCTTACGCCAGATTTGAAAATCCCACATAA